A portion of the Physeter macrocephalus isolate SW-GA chromosome 15, ASM283717v5, whole genome shotgun sequence genome contains these proteins:
- the LOC114487853 gene encoding uncharacterized protein has product MERGARGARARPPRPPPSAGLPVRGARPVTGSSGRPRPAPSRCRGCRKLRLSSRPGSGAPKPASGKRLPLLDYWQQDAGGRRSLGAAMGAERGGDAATAAAEAGGLLLAGAEAAAAGEARDWWSRGQSEGPGMKKRLAVATGTRASARALRPLRVLPTCGVGGWRVWEDERPECRMTRGRGRAANLGSGTVRGKSLRAARPLRPEHLSVSRVGPRGPLTEDSRQDGDSRSTKTTLAPYLALAWAQTPGASARFSFLTLPHNCLGELTKPWVPGPHPKGSDGGSLAFRLRSPFLNRFGTLEEEERSLFAR; this is encoded by the exons ATGGAGCGCGGCGCACGGGGCGCCCGAGCGCGACCGCCACGGCCACCTCCCTCGGCTGGGTTGCCCGTTCGGGGCGCCCGCCCGGTTACGGGGTCCTCGGGGCGCCCGCGCCCCGCGCCTAGCCGTTGCCGCGGCTGCCGGAAGCTGCGGCTCAGCAGCCGGCCGGGCTCTGGAGCACCCAAGCCCGCTTCAGGAAAGCGGCTTCCGCTCCTCGACTACTGGCAGCAGGACGCCGGCGGCCGACGATCTCTGGGCGCCGCGATGGGGGCGGAACGGGGCGGGGACGCTGCGACGGCTGCGGCGGAGGCGGGCGGGCTCCTCCTCGCAGGTGCGGAGGCGGCGGCAGCGGGCGAGGCCCGGGATTGGTGGAGCCGCGGCCAGAGCGAGGGGCCAGGCATGAAGAA ACGGCTGGCGGTGGCTACTGGGACCCGGGCCTCTGCCCGCGCCCTGCGGCCCCTCCGCGTGCTCCCGACCTGCGGCGTGGGAGGTTGGCGAGTCTGGGAGGATGAGCGTCCTGAGTGCCGGATgacaaggggaagaggaagagctgCTAACCTCGGTAGCGGGACGGTTAGGGGGAAATCCCTGCGTGCTGCGCGGCCTCTGCGACCCGAGCACCTCAGTGTTTCCAGAGTCGGtccacgcgggcctctcaccgagGACTCCCGGCAAGACGGAGATTCCCGCTCGACGAAAACCACTTTAGCGCCTTACCTCGCTCTGGCCTGGGCGCAGACGCCCGGAGCTTCCGCGCGCTTTTCGTTCTTGACCCTGCCTCACAATTGCCTGGGAGAACTCACCAAACCATGGGTGCCCGGGCCCCACCCCAAGGGTTCTGATGGGGGAAGTCTGGCTTTCCGACTGAGGTCCCCATTCCTTAA TAGGTTTGGTACCTTAGAAGAAGAGGAGCGGTCTCTTTTTGCCAGATGA